The nucleotide window CCATACATTTCCGACCTCCATTTATTTACGCACAAAATCTCCATTTTTTTCCCAAAAACCTCCATTTTCCTCCATTTATTCAAAAAGTGAGGAAATGCGGGAAGTGGGATTTGAACCCACGAAATCCTAAGATACTAGCCCCTCAAGCTAGCGCCGTTGGCCGGGCTTGGCAACTCCCGCAGCAAAATTCCATGGATGGTTTTTATAACCTTACTTGATTTTTGAGATCGTGTTAATCCCAGTCAGATGTTTCACTTGTGGAAATCTAATTGCTGATAAATACGACGATTATCAAAACAGAATCAAAGCTGGAGAAGAGCCAGTCAAAGTTTTAGATTCACTTGGTTTGAAAAGATACTGCTGCAGAAGAATGATGTTGACAACAGTAGAGACAATGCAACAAATCATTCCATTCTATGAGGCAATCCAAAGACGTTACTTGGAAGTTCAATCCGAGTTAGAGTAAATGCCAAAGATCACATCAATAAGAGGCAGACTAGTTTACAATAGCCGCGGTAGTAAGACAATTGAAATTGATGTCATTTCCGATAAAAAACACCTAGGTCGAGCCTGCGCACCATCCGGCGCAAGCGTTGGAAAGTATGAGGCGCAGAGTTTTGCAGACAACAAGGCAGAAAAAAGCCTCCAAGTTCTAAACAAGAACATCAAAAAGTTTGTCGGACTAGATTCGGATGATCTAAAATCGATTCAAAGGCAGATAAGAAAAATCGACAATACTAGTAATTATTCCAAAATAGGCGGTGCCGTAGCATATGCGCTCACCATAGCATCCATTGATTCTGCGGCAAAGGCGCAAGATGAGCCATTCTTTAAGGTAATATCTCAGACAAAAAAATGGAGATTCCCATTCCCGCTTGGAAACATTCTGGGTGGCGGAGCACACGCAGGACCTGGTACCCCTGACATTCAGGAGATCCTGATCTGCTCAATTGGTGCAAAGACACCTCGGGAATCAATAGAGATGAACCTGACAGTACACAAGGAGCTTGGCAAGACACTTCAGAAAGACAATCCGCGCTTTACCAATGGACGGGGGGATGAGGGCGGATGGGCACCAGAAATGGACAATGAGCGGGCCTTGGAAATATCTGCCCAGGCAATTGAGAGTCTTGGGTTTACTATGGGCAAAGAGGTAGCACTTGGTGTAGACTTTGCGTCATCCACACAGTGGGATGAGAAAAAGAAAAAATACGTTTACGAGCGAGCCGGCTTTGAGAACACGTCAGAAGAGCAAATTGATTTTGCTGCAGATATCATAAAGAAATACAAGCTCATCTACGCAGAGGATGCAGTCCATGAGGAGGCATTTGGAGACATGGCAGTTTTGGCAAAGAAATT belongs to Candidatus Nitrosotenuis cloacae and includes:
- a CDS encoding DNA-directed RNA polymerase subunit N; this encodes MLIPVRCFTCGNLIADKYDDYQNRIKAGEEPVKVLDSLGLKRYCCRRMMLTTVETMQQIIPFYEAIQRRYLEVQSELE
- the eno gene encoding phosphopyruvate hydratase, producing the protein MPKITSIRGRLVYNSRGSKTIEIDVISDKKHLGRACAPSGASVGKYEAQSFADNKAEKSLQVLNKNIKKFVGLDSDDLKSIQRQIRKIDNTSNYSKIGGAVAYALTIASIDSAAKAQDEPFFKVISQTKKWRFPFPLGNILGGGAHAGPGTPDIQEILICSIGAKTPRESIEMNLTVHKELGKTLQKDNPRFTNGRGDEGGWAPEMDNERALEISAQAIESLGFTMGKEVALGVDFASSTQWDEKKKKYVYERAGFENTSEEQIDFAADIIKKYKLIYAEDAVHEEAFGDMAVLAKKFPKTFVTGDDLTVTNPKILQKAVKKRSCTGVILKVNQAGSLYDALEFAQIATKNKIGIITSHRSGESTDSQISHIGIATGSKMLKVGVVGGERVSKLNELIRLSEHDLIRGMAEV